A single genomic interval of uncultured Desulfobacter sp. harbors:
- a CDS encoding class I SAM-dependent methyltransferase gives MITMDFKRLGISPGNRILDIGCGEGRHTIRACQESGAVCIGGDFGYDNLLATKSKLEFHEGLDDLSCRNWALSAMDITDLPFRDNSFDVVICSEVLEHIPDHEKAVSELIRIVKPGQILAVSVPRAWPEWICWQLSDEYHNANMGHVRIYSKKEMIGKIRDNGPKYLGCHYAHSIHSPYWWLKCLVGPTRTDSLAVNLYHKLLVWDLMKKPALTTFIDRLLNPVLGKSLVLYFRKPC, from the coding sequence ATGATTACCATGGACTTTAAACGTCTGGGCATTTCCCCCGGCAACCGGATTCTAGATATCGGTTGTGGGGAGGGACGCCACACCATCAGGGCCTGTCAGGAATCCGGTGCGGTCTGCATTGGTGGAGACTTCGGATATGACAACCTTCTCGCCACCAAAAGCAAACTCGAATTCCACGAGGGCCTGGATGACCTGTCCTGCAGGAACTGGGCGTTATCCGCCATGGACATCACAGACCTTCCCTTTAGGGACAATAGCTTTGATGTGGTGATCTGCTCGGAGGTTCTGGAACATATCCCGGATCATGAAAAAGCAGTTTCAGAACTGATTCGTATTGTCAAACCGGGTCAAATACTGGCTGTAAGTGTTCCCCGGGCCTGGCCTGAATGGATCTGCTGGCAGCTGTCGGATGAATATCACAACGCCAACATGGGTCATGTAAGAATTTACAGTAAAAAAGAAATGATTGGAAAAATTCGGGACAACGGCCCAAAATACTTGGGTTGTCACTATGCTCACAGCATCCACAGCCCCTATTGGTGGCTTAAATGTCTTGTGGGACCGACCCGTACGGATTCGCTTGCCGTAAATCTCTACCACAAGCTTCTGGTATGGGATTTGATGAAAAAACCGGCACTGACCACTTTTATTGACCGGCTGCTTAATCCGGTACTTGGAAAAAGCCTGGTTCTGTATTTCAGAAAACCGTGTTGA
- a CDS encoding glycosyltransferase family 4 protein translates to MKPFYKAGLRIGLISYRSNPHCGGQGVYIRHLSHALSDLGHQVEVIAGPPDPLVDAGINLTMLDTLDLYNPQNLFRTPRIEELKDPVNLIEWLDVSTMGYPEPMTFGMRVKRYMKGRTKNYDIIHDNQSLSYGILSLARDLPVTATIHHPITVDRRLAVKSTRSFYKKLQTLRWYSFISMQKRVARKIPSIITVSDSAKTDIVKEFKIPESRLKTVPIGIDLDNFFPLDHVKKKPGRLIVTNSADMPLKGLYHLLYAIKGVLKHKNVSLTVIGTPKKNGGIENLVKTLDLGRHINFTGRIDHQRFVREYAKAQIAVVPSMYEGFGLPVGEAMACRVPVISTTGGALPEVAGDAAKLVPPGDAKALEKAIIELLDDEKQRENLACRGYDRVTTQFTWEKCAMDTAQVYREVINDYHGL, encoded by the coding sequence ATGAAACCATTTTATAAAGCAGGCTTACGCATCGGACTGATCTCCTATCGGTCGAATCCCCATTGCGGGGGACAAGGCGTTTATATACGTCATTTAAGCCATGCGTTGTCTGATCTTGGTCACCAGGTGGAAGTCATTGCCGGCCCCCCGGACCCTTTAGTCGATGCCGGAATTAACCTGACCATGCTCGACACCCTTGATTTGTACAACCCACAAAATCTGTTCAGAACACCACGTATTGAGGAACTCAAAGATCCTGTGAATCTCATTGAGTGGCTTGACGTCTCAACCATGGGATATCCCGAACCCATGACATTCGGCATGCGGGTGAAGCGCTACATGAAAGGCCGGACGAAAAACTATGACATTATCCATGACAACCAAAGCCTTTCCTACGGTATTTTATCCCTTGCCCGGGACCTGCCCGTAACCGCCACCATCCATCATCCCATAACCGTGGACCGGCGATTGGCTGTCAAATCCACCAGGTCTTTTTATAAAAAACTTCAGACCCTTCGCTGGTACTCCTTTATTAGCATGCAGAAACGTGTTGCCCGAAAAATACCTTCCATTATCACAGTATCTGACTCCGCCAAAACAGATATTGTCAAAGAATTTAAAATTCCTGAGTCAAGACTCAAAACTGTTCCCATCGGCATTGACCTGGATAATTTTTTTCCCCTGGATCATGTAAAAAAGAAGCCTGGGCGCCTGATCGTCACCAATAGTGCGGATATGCCCTTAAAAGGCTTATACCACTTGCTTTACGCCATTAAAGGGGTGTTAAAACATAAAAATGTCTCCTTGACGGTCATTGGTACGCCAAAGAAGAACGGCGGCATCGAAAATCTGGTTAAAACACTTGATCTTGGCCGCCATATCAACTTTACCGGCCGTATCGACCACCAGCGGTTTGTTCGGGAATACGCCAAAGCCCAGATTGCGGTGGTGCCCTCCATGTACGAAGGGTTTGGGCTTCCGGTTGGAGAGGCCATGGCCTGCCGGGTACCGGTAATTTCCACAACCGGCGGGGCGTTGCCCGAAGTGGCTGGGGATGCGGCAAAACTTGTTCCCCCTGGGGATGCCAAGGCACTTGAAAAGGCAATCATTGAATTGCTTGACGATGAAAAACAGCGTGAAAATTTGGCCTGCCGGGGGTATGACCGGGTAACAACACAATTTACCTGGGAAAAATGCGCCATGGACACAGCCCAAGTCTACCGGGAGGTGATAAATGATTACCATGGACTTTAA